The stretch of DNA TTACTAAATATGGAAATCTCGCAAAGTCGTTAAAGCACAAAGCGATGATAATGTGACTGATTACTAAATTAGTCTTCTTCAAAAAAATCATCTTTAAAACCTATAAGAAACAGTTTTTCTTTAGCTCTGGTTACAGCAGTATATAACCAACGTAAATATTCTTTATCAATCCCGTTTGGCAAATAAGGTTGCTCTACAAAAACAGTATTCCATTGTCCACCTTGCGATTTATGGCATGTAATGGCGTAAGAAAATTTCACCTGAAGAGCGTTAAAATGCTTACTTCCTTTTACTTTTAAAAACTTTTTATAATTACTGGATTCGTTTTCAAAATCTTTCATGACCTCTTGATATAATCTATTGGAATCATCATAAGATAATGACGGTGTTTCCGCTTCAACGGTATCTAAAAGTAAAACCGTTTCAAAAGGCCTCATTTTTGGGTAATCAACCATCCGCACTTTTACTTCTGCAAAACGAAAACCGTAAAGTTCCTGGATACTGAAAATTTCGAGAACTTCAATAATATCTCCATTAGCAATAAACCCAGCCTCTGTAGTTGTCTTAATCCAAAAGTAATTATTCTTAACCACCATTAAATAATCCCCAGTAGTAAGCTCGCTCTCATTAAATAATATCCTATTTCGTATTTGCTGATTATATAAATTTGCACGTTTATTGCTTCTTACAATAATGGCTGTTTCTTCTTTACCCAAATCGCTATAAGCATCATTAATAGCATCCATGATCTCGTGCCCATCTATTAACCTGATAATATCTTTAAAACCTGCTAAATCAAACTTAAAACTATCATGAATACTATGTGACAAAGCTTCGCGCAGTACAGTGGCATTTGCAAGAATACCAGAATTTTGTTCTTGTCTTACAACTTCATCTAATTCCATTCTGGTAACGTCCTTGTTGTAATTCAATCCA from Flavivirga spongiicola encodes:
- a CDS encoding ATP-dependent DNA helicase, with translation MTSSEFYSLIKQQFPFKPTLKQNIVLQQLSEFIFNKTPNVLYLLKGYAGTGKTTIVGTIVSNLWKAKKSAVLMAPTGRAAKVISNYSEKEAFTIHKKIYFPKKEKNGGVKFVLQPNKHKNTIFIVDEASMIPDTPGESKLFENGSLLDDLMQYVYSGHQCKLLLIGDTAQLPPVKLDLSPALNEDSLGLNYNKDVTRMELDEVVRQEQNSGILANATVLREALSHSIHDSFKFDLAGFKDIIRLIDGHEIMDAINDAYSDLGKEETAIIVRSNKRANLYNQQIRNRILFNESELTTGDYLMVVKNNYFWIKTTTEAGFIANGDIIEVLEIFSIQELYGFRFAEVKVRMVDYPKMRPFETVLLLDTVEAETPSLSYDDSNRLYQEVMKDFENESSNYKKFLKVKGSKHFNALQVKFSYAITCHKSQGGQWNTVFVEQPYLPNGIDKEYLRWLYTAVTRAKEKLFLIGFKDDFFEED